A genomic region of uncultured Roseibium sp. contains the following coding sequences:
- a CDS encoding NADP-dependent isocitrate dehydrogenase, whose protein sequence is MNVHSAQTAYSIAPSETAQIAVAYGDGIGPEIMRAALRCMHAAGADLDIHEVVLGEKVYEAGHTSGILPDSWGVLRSAGVLFKGPITTPQGGGYKSLNVTIRKTLGLFANIRPCSALTPYVASNHPGMDVVIFRENEEDLYAGIEHRQTDEVFQCLKLVSIPGTERIIRQAFEYARSNRRRKVSCFSKDNIMKLTDGLFHKMFLKISAEYPEIAADHWIVDIGAAKLAASPELFDVIVTTNLYGDIISDIAAEISGSVGIAPSANIGESFAMFEAIHGSAPDIAGKGVANPSGLILAGVQMLAHLGQQQAATRLHNAWLKTIESGIHTADIHSKAQSRTMAGTEEFADAVIDRIGELPNLLKPAILQSQQTAPKIAPPVRPVPAQRRLVGVDLFVRDTVVDPDNLAVRLIAATQQCAATLTMITNRGVKVWPAGLPETFKTDHWRCRFECDEAHLRQGDIADLIMALSRKEVEVIKTENLYTFNGVPGYSLGQGQ, encoded by the coding sequence ATGAACGTTCACAGCGCGCAGACCGCCTATTCCATAGCACCCTCTGAAACGGCGCAGATTGCCGTTGCCTATGGTGACGGTATCGGTCCGGAAATCATGCGCGCCGCCCTGCGATGCATGCACGCCGCGGGCGCGGACCTGGACATTCATGAAGTCGTCCTCGGCGAGAAGGTCTACGAGGCAGGCCACACGTCCGGGATCCTCCCGGACAGCTGGGGCGTCCTGAGATCCGCCGGAGTTCTGTTCAAGGGTCCGATCACGACGCCTCAGGGCGGCGGCTACAAATCGCTGAATGTCACCATCCGCAAGACGCTCGGGCTCTTTGCCAACATCCGCCCCTGCAGTGCGCTCACGCCTTATGTGGCGTCGAACCACCCAGGCATGGACGTCGTGATCTTCCGGGAGAACGAGGAAGATCTCTATGCCGGCATCGAGCACCGCCAGACCGACGAGGTGTTCCAGTGCCTCAAACTCGTCTCGATCCCGGGTACGGAGCGGATCATCCGGCAGGCCTTCGAATATGCGCGGTCGAACAGACGCAGAAAAGTATCCTGTTTTTCCAAGGACAACATCATGAAACTGACGGATGGTCTGTTTCACAAGATGTTCCTGAAGATATCGGCAGAATACCCTGAAATCGCTGCGGATCACTGGATCGTCGATATCGGGGCCGCCAAGCTCGCCGCGTCGCCGGAGTTGTTCGACGTCATTGTCACGACGAACCTCTACGGGGACATCATTTCCGACATCGCGGCGGAAATCAGCGGATCTGTCGGGATCGCACCGTCAGCGAATATCGGCGAAAGTTTTGCCATGTTCGAGGCCATTCACGGGTCGGCACCCGACATCGCCGGAAAAGGCGTCGCCAACCCGTCCGGGTTGATCCTTGCCGGCGTGCAGATGCTTGCGCATCTCGGGCAGCAGCAGGCCGCGACGAGGCTTCACAATGCCTGGCTGAAAACGATCGAAAGCGGTATTCACACCGCCGATATTCATTCAAAGGCGCAAAGCCGGACAATGGCCGGAACGGAAGAATTCGCCGATGCCGTCATCGACAGGATCGGCGAACTCCCCAACCTGCTCAAGCCAGCCATCCTTCAGAGCCAGCAGACTGCCCCGAAGATCGCGCCGCCTGTGCGTCCGGTTCCGGCGCAACGGCGTCTGGTCGGTGTGGATCTCTTCGTGCGCGACACGGTGGTCGATCCGGACAATCTGGCCGTCCGGCTGATTGCGGCGACACAGCAATGTGCCGCCACACTGACCATGATCACCAACCGCGGCGTGAAAGTCTGGCCGGCAGGCCTGCCCGAAACCTTCAAGACGGATCACTGGCGGTGCCGCTTCGAATGCGACGAGGCGCATCTCAGGCAAGGCGACATCGCCGACCTCATCATGGCCCTGAGCCGGAAGGAGGTCGAGGTCATCAAGACGGAAAACCTTTACACATTCAACGGAGTACCGGGTTACTCGCTCGGCCAGGGACAATAA
- a CDS encoding LysR substrate-binding domain-containing protein has protein sequence MDTIDPALLKAFVLTSRTGSFTKAAESLFRSQSAVSLQIRKLEELLGERLLRRSARNVVLTPAGTRFLDYAQRILELNNEALSAFRAHEVTGLVRLGTPEDIATTYLPRALSDYAEAHPGASLEVTCDLTLNLLEQFRAGLLDVVLLKREPAAAIGGQRVWTEPLLWVSADPALLKPGEGMPLAVSPEPCVYRKRAFEALRKAGFEPRAAYVCGSLAGTLAAVRAGLGVAVLPSHMAPEDLETDNGLKMPPLDNTEILLATASDAGLAARRLADVLEAAFEAEASRDLERAMGTTAPEASER, from the coding sequence ATGGACACGATTGATCCGGCCTTGCTGAAGGCGTTTGTGCTGACAAGCCGCACCGGGAGTTTCACCAAGGCGGCGGAAAGTCTCTTCCGCAGCCAGTCGGCTGTCTCCTTGCAGATCCGGAAACTTGAAGAATTGCTGGGCGAACGGCTCCTGCGCCGCAGCGCCCGCAATGTGGTGCTGACACCGGCCGGAACCCGGTTTCTCGACTACGCTCAGCGGATACTTGAATTGAACAACGAGGCGTTGTCCGCATTCCGGGCGCATGAGGTCACCGGTCTGGTGCGTCTGGGAACGCCTGAGGACATTGCGACCACCTATCTTCCAAGAGCGTTGTCTGACTATGCCGAGGCGCATCCGGGTGCCAGTCTTGAGGTTACCTGCGACCTCACGCTCAATCTTCTGGAACAGTTCCGCGCCGGGTTGCTGGATGTCGTGCTCCTGAAGCGCGAACCGGCTGCCGCCATCGGCGGTCAGCGGGTGTGGACCGAGCCCCTGTTGTGGGTCTCGGCTGATCCCGCGCTCCTGAAACCCGGGGAGGGCATGCCCCTTGCGGTCAGCCCGGAGCCGTGCGTCTACCGCAAACGCGCCTTCGAGGCGCTGCGCAAGGCAGGGTTTGAACCGCGTGCGGCCTATGTCTGCGGCTCGCTGGCCGGAACGCTCGCCGCCGTGCGCGCGGGTCTCGGCGTCGCCGTCCTGCCCAGCCACATGGCGCCGGAAGACCTTGAAACGGACAACGGGCTGAAAATGCCGCCCCTCGACAACACCGAGATCCTGCTCGCAACCGCGTCCGATGCGGGGCTTGCCGCAAGACGTCTCGCGGACGTCCTGGAAGCCGCGTTCGAGGCGGAAGCGAGCAGGGATCTGGAGCGGGCGATGGGAACTACTGCGCCTGAAGCGTCAGAACGCTGA
- the egtD gene encoding L-histidine N(alpha)-methyltransferase → MTKHVPPAEQETDFRSEILQGLGAERKAISSKWLYDDVGSHLFEAITELDAYYPTRTELGILEAQLRKYARLPGARGAMVELGSGSSRKTNLLLGAFPDLSVYMPIDISANHLKEAAGRVRRAYPSLAVIPIAADFTQPLGKLPLLPELPVLVFFPGSTIGNFEKSEAVVLLKSIRDAMPDAHMIIGVDRPKDKAVLVEAYDDPAGVTAAFNLNLLQRINRSLGADFDLSRFRHRALWNAEESRIEMHLESRSDQTVRIGDTDIRFVSGETIHTENSHKYDDKAFAEIASRSGWRVLDTDTDPDGLFSVLTLQAQ, encoded by the coding sequence ATGACCAAACACGTACCTCCCGCAGAGCAGGAAACGGATTTCCGGTCGGAGATTCTTCAAGGCCTGGGCGCCGAACGCAAAGCCATCAGCAGCAAATGGCTTTACGATGATGTCGGATCGCATCTTTTCGAGGCCATCACGGAGCTGGATGCCTATTACCCGACACGCACGGAACTCGGCATTCTGGAGGCTCAGCTGCGAAAGTATGCACGGCTGCCGGGTGCGCGCGGCGCGATGGTGGAGCTCGGCAGCGGATCGAGCAGGAAGACCAACCTGCTGCTCGGGGCCTTCCCGGACCTGTCGGTCTACATGCCGATCGACATCTCCGCCAATCACCTGAAGGAGGCCGCCGGCAGGGTCCGCCGCGCCTATCCTTCCCTGGCGGTGATCCCGATTGCGGCGGATTTCACCCAACCGCTCGGGAAGCTGCCGCTTCTGCCCGAACTGCCGGTTCTGGTGTTCTTTCCCGGTTCGACCATCGGCAACTTCGAAAAGAGCGAGGCGGTTGTTCTTCTGAAGAGCATTCGGGACGCCATGCCCGATGCGCACATGATTATCGGCGTCGACAGGCCCAAGGACAAAGCGGTCCTGGTCGAGGCCTATGACGATCCGGCGGGCGTCACGGCGGCATTCAACCTCAATCTCCTGCAGCGGATCAACCGGTCGCTTGGTGCCGATTTCGATCTGTCCCGGTTTCGGCACAGGGCGCTATGGAACGCGGAAGAAAGCCGCATCGAAATGCACCTGGAGAGCCGTTCAGACCAGACCGTCCGGATTGGTGACACGGACATTCGCTTTGTCAGCGGCGAGACCATTCACACGGAAAACTCGCACAAGTATGACGACAAGGCTTTCGCTGAGATTGCCAGCCGGAGCGGCTGGCGGGTGCTTGATACCGATACGGACCCGGACGGGCTGTTCAGCGTTCTGACGCTTCAGGCGCAGTAG
- the egtB gene encoding ergothioneine biosynthesis protein EgtB, with protein MTYLDERNEPSSDTDLLDFFYDTRTQTERLTAPLTDEDMGLQSMEDASPPKWHLAHTTWFFEEFILKPHLPGYRPRDERFAVLFNSYYVQAGPRHTRSKRGLLSRPSVTEVTSYRAHVEDALREGMIYDKFALDQAQLDALITLGCHHEMQHQELLVTDLLHALSHNPLLPAYTPPQPEAVEGVPDRSWTRHEGGLLEIGHDGSGFAYDCEGPRHRVWLEPYRLADRPVTNAEWIAFMDDGGYGKQPLWLMEGWAVREQNNWDAPLYWWKQDGQWWTYTLQGPRPVDPAAPVVHVSYYEADAFARWAGYRLPTEAEWEAAAQHTDIAGTFLESGAFMPLGRDPGLWGDVWQWTSSAFSPYPGFRPPEGAIGEYNGKFMVNQMVLRGGSCATPRLQMRSSYRTFFYPHQRWQMLGLRLAADQ; from the coding sequence ATGACTTACCTGGATGAACGGAACGAACCGTCTTCCGACACAGATCTTTTGGATTTTTTCTACGACACAAGGACACAGACAGAAAGACTGACCGCCCCGCTCACGGACGAAGACATGGGGCTTCAATCCATGGAAGACGCCAGCCCGCCGAAGTGGCACCTGGCGCATACGACCTGGTTCTTCGAGGAGTTCATCCTCAAGCCCCATCTGCCCGGCTACAGGCCGCGCGACGAACGGTTCGCCGTCCTGTTCAATTCCTACTATGTTCAGGCCGGCCCGCGTCATACCCGCTCCAAGCGCGGACTTCTGTCACGGCCGAGCGTGACCGAGGTCACCTCCTACAGGGCCCATGTGGAAGACGCGCTGCGCGAAGGCATGATCTACGACAAGTTCGCGCTGGATCAGGCGCAGCTGGATGCGCTGATCACGCTCGGCTGCCATCACGAGATGCAGCATCAGGAACTTCTGGTCACGGATCTCCTGCACGCGCTGTCTCATAACCCTCTCCTGCCCGCCTACACGCCGCCGCAGCCGGAAGCCGTCGAGGGCGTTCCGGACCGGAGCTGGACGCGTCACGAGGGCGGGCTCCTGGAAATCGGGCACGATGGCAGCGGCTTCGCCTATGACTGCGAAGGCCCCCGGCACAGGGTCTGGCTGGAGCCATACCGGCTGGCGGACCGCCCGGTGACCAATGCCGAGTGGATCGCATTCATGGATGATGGCGGCTACGGGAAACAGCCGCTCTGGCTGATGGAAGGCTGGGCCGTGCGCGAACAGAACAACTGGGACGCTCCGCTTTACTGGTGGAAGCAGGACGGCCAGTGGTGGACCTACACGCTTCAGGGACCGCGTCCGGTCGATCCAGCGGCACCCGTCGTTCACGTCAGCTACTACGAAGCCGATGCCTTCGCCAGATGGGCCGGATACCGTCTGCCGACCGAAGCGGAGTGGGAAGCGGCAGCCCAGCATACAGACATTGCCGGGACCTTCCTGGAAAGCGGTGCCTTTATGCCGCTCGGACGCGACCCCGGGCTGTGGGGCGATGTCTGGCAATGGACCAGCAGCGCATTCTCTCCCTATCCGGGTTTCCGGCCGCCGGAAGGCGCGATCGGCGAATACAACGGCAAGTTCATGGTCAACCAGATGGTTCTGCGCGGCGGCTCCTGCGCAACCCCCAGGCTTCAAATGCGTTCTTCTTATCGAACCTTCTTCTATCCCCACCAGCGTTGGCAGATGCTGGGACTGAGACTGGCGGCAGATCAATGA
- a CDS encoding TetR/AcrR family transcriptional regulator, with the protein MNSSSTRRQIIDAADDLFYAQGFGETSFADIAEAVGISRGNFYYHFRTKDEILDAVIEKRLSDREKMLRNWDEISADPARRIACFVRILIVNQTRIFAYGCPVGTLTTELVKLDHAAKDKANRILALFRDWLTRQFEELGSAADAEAHALHVLGWSQGVATLAQSFKDEVYVAREVDQILAWVARVARQTGDGNREADA; encoded by the coding sequence ATGAATTCGAGTTCAACGAGGCGGCAGATCATCGATGCGGCGGATGACCTGTTCTATGCGCAGGGGTTCGGGGAAACCTCGTTTGCCGACATTGCCGAAGCGGTCGGCATCTCGCGCGGAAACTTCTACTACCACTTCCGGACCAAGGACGAGATTCTCGACGCGGTCATCGAAAAACGCCTGTCCGACCGGGAAAAGATGCTTCGCAACTGGGACGAGATATCCGCGGATCCGGCCCGGCGGATTGCCTGTTTCGTCCGCATCCTGATCGTCAATCAGACCAGGATATTCGCCTACGGCTGCCCGGTCGGGACGCTGACGACGGAACTCGTCAAGCTGGATCACGCCGCGAAGGACAAGGCGAACCGTATCCTGGCGCTGTTCCGCGACTGGCTGACCCGGCAGTTTGAGGAGCTTGGCAGCGCCGCGGACGCCGAGGCGCATGCGCTTCACGTGCTGGGCTGGAGCCAGGGCGTCGCGACGCTCGCGCAATCCTTCAAGGACGAAGTCTATGTCGCGCGGGAAGTCGATCAGATCCTCGCCTGGGTCGCCCGGGTTGCGCGGCAAACCGGCGACGGGAACCGTGAGGCCGATGCCTGA
- a CDS encoding YciI family protein, which produces MFVVTLKFSDNKARAGELMEGHKAWIKSGFDQGLFLMVGSLQPNKGGGIIAHNTSLKDLEAFVGKDPFVAEGVVSAEILEITPARLDERLEFLAA; this is translated from the coding sequence ATGTTTGTGGTTACGCTGAAATTTTCGGACAACAAGGCCCGTGCAGGCGAGCTGATGGAAGGACACAAGGCCTGGATCAAGAGCGGCTTCGATCAGGGGCTCTTCCTGATGGTCGGCAGCCTTCAGCCCAACAAGGGCGGCGGCATCATCGCCCACAACACGAGTCTGAAAGACCTGGAAGCCTTCGTCGGCAAGGACCCGTTTGTCGCGGAAGGTGTTGTCAGCGCCGAGATCCTCGAAATCACCCCGGCACGGCTGGACGAGCGCCTGGAGTTCCTCGCAGCCTAA
- the metG gene encoding methionine--tRNA ligase, translated as MKSYITTPIYYVNGSPHIGHAFTSVMADILKRNRQALGCEVMLSTGVDEHGQKNQEAAAELGMGYQDFLDMRGKEFRSVFDLVGISYDYFVRTSREGHKQAVAGMEQTIFDKDLIVKKNYTGTYCKGCEEFKKETDLTEDGQCPLHPTMQVEQTEETNYFLKMEPFRERLLQHIADNPDFVQPEAFRNELKKMLAEPLEDLCISRPKSRVTLGVDLPFDPDFVTYVWFDALANYLTNIDWPKEGYESWWAECEHLIGKDILKPHGVYWPIMLMAAGLPLPKKLSVHSHWVGAGGVKMSKSIGNVVDPIEVVDKLGVDALRWYLARHMRADSDSQISVELITQTYNSELGNKIGNLLSRVAKFSNKNFDGKVPPPGPLTEDDEALRKSVVEAASGFSRWIDLQDIPARTQAIVTLAEEMNEYIDKQAPWTLFKSEETRERCQTVIYVTLDCLRVIMEALQQVIPGSAGKALAMLNAPEAPRPWTPVLDRLEGNGDLGEIESLFPRVQ; from the coding sequence ATGAAAAGCTACATCACGACCCCGATCTACTACGTCAACGGTTCTCCGCATATCGGACACGCCTTCACCTCCGTGATGGCCGATATCCTGAAGCGCAACCGCCAGGCGCTGGGATGCGAGGTGATGCTGTCCACCGGCGTTGACGAGCATGGCCAGAAGAACCAGGAAGCCGCCGCCGAACTCGGCATGGGCTATCAGGATTTTCTCGACATGCGCGGCAAGGAATTCCGGAGCGTCTTCGACCTGGTCGGCATTTCCTATGACTATTTCGTGCGCACCAGCCGCGAAGGCCACAAGCAGGCCGTCGCCGGGATGGAGCAGACGATTTTCGACAAGGATCTGATCGTCAAGAAGAACTACACCGGCACCTACTGCAAGGGCTGCGAGGAGTTCAAGAAGGAAACGGACCTGACCGAGGACGGGCAATGCCCGCTGCATCCGACCATGCAGGTCGAACAGACGGAAGAGACCAACTACTTCCTGAAGATGGAGCCCTTCCGCGAACGGCTGCTGCAGCACATTGCCGACAACCCGGACTTCGTTCAGCCCGAGGCGTTCCGCAATGAACTGAAAAAGATGCTTGCCGAACCGCTGGAAGACCTTTGTATCTCCCGGCCGAAGTCGCGCGTGACCCTCGGTGTCGATCTGCCATTCGATCCGGACTTCGTCACCTATGTCTGGTTCGACGCGCTGGCCAACTACCTGACCAATATCGACTGGCCGAAAGAAGGCTACGAGAGCTGGTGGGCGGAATGCGAGCACCTGATCGGCAAGGACATCCTCAAGCCGCACGGCGTCTACTGGCCGATCATGCTGATGGCCGCCGGCCTGCCGCTGCCGAAGAAGCTCTCCGTGCACAGCCACTGGGTCGGTGCCGGCGGGGTCAAGATGTCGAAATCGATCGGCAATGTCGTCGATCCGATCGAGGTTGTCGATAAGCTCGGCGTGGATGCGCTGCGCTGGTATCTGGCGCGGCACATGCGTGCGGACAGCGACAGCCAGATCTCGGTCGAGCTGATCACCCAGACCTACAACAGCGAACTGGGCAACAAGATCGGCAACCTGCTGTCACGCGTCGCCAAGTTCTCCAACAAGAACTTCGATGGCAAGGTCCCGCCCCCCGGCCCTCTTACGGAGGACGACGAGGCGCTGCGCAAGTCTGTCGTCGAGGCGGCGTCCGGCTTCAGCCGCTGGATCGATCTTCAGGACATTCCGGCGCGCACGCAGGCGATCGTGACGCTGGCCGAGGAGATGAACGAGTATATCGACAAGCAGGCGCCGTGGACGCTGTTCAAGAGCGAAGAGACCCGCGAGCGCTGCCAGACGGTAATCTACGTGACCCTCGACTGCCTGCGCGTGATCATGGAGGCCCTGCAGCAGGTGATCCCCGGCTCCGCCGGCAAGGCGCTCGCCATGTTGAATGCCCCCGAAGCGCCCCGCCCCTGGACCCCGGTCCTCGACAGGCTTGAGGGCAATGGTGACCTTGGCGAGATCGAGTCGCTGTTTCCGCGCGTTCAATAG
- a CDS encoding putative sulfate exporter family transporter: MLDRLKHRANDLFPGIAIAGLVAISAQFLNEHYGAPAMLMAILLGMPLNFLSEEQRTSEGIAFAARTLLRIGVALLGVRISIEMVEALGLPFLLLVILGVLATIAFSLMIGNLFGKDRLFAFLSGGAVAICGASAAMAIGSILPKRKHAERDLAFTVITVTVLSTLAMIVYPILTSNLGLSLDATSVFLGGTIHDVAQVVGAGFSVSEETGDLSTLVKLIRVTLLAPIVLVAALILRGSAEPGASRPPLMPAFVIAFLVLAAFNSFGLVPETAKDLAGQVSRWALLAAIAAVGMKTSIPKLLEVGGPAIWMVVTQTVFLALFVLAGIWLIG; the protein is encoded by the coding sequence ATGCTGGACAGACTGAAGCACCGGGCGAACGACCTGTTTCCCGGCATCGCCATCGCCGGGCTCGTGGCCATATCAGCGCAATTCCTGAACGAGCATTACGGCGCGCCCGCCATGTTGATGGCGATCCTGCTCGGCATGCCGTTGAACTTTCTTTCCGAAGAACAGCGCACTTCGGAAGGCATTGCCTTTGCTGCCAGAACGCTGCTGCGCATCGGTGTCGCGCTTCTGGGTGTGCGTATCAGCATCGAAATGGTGGAAGCGCTCGGTCTGCCCTTCTTGCTGCTGGTCATTCTCGGAGTTCTGGCAACCATCGCCTTTTCGCTGATGATCGGAAACCTCTTCGGCAAGGACCGGCTCTTTGCCTTCCTCTCCGGCGGTGCGGTCGCCATTTGCGGTGCATCGGCTGCGATGGCGATCGGCTCGATCCTGCCGAAACGCAAGCACGCCGAGCGGGACCTCGCCTTCACGGTCATCACCGTGACGGTTCTGTCCACCCTGGCGATGATCGTCTACCCGATCCTGACCAGCAATCTCGGCCTGTCGCTCGATGCCACCAGCGTCTTCCTGGGCGGCACCATTCACGATGTCGCGCAGGTGGTCGGCGCCGGGTTCTCCGTTTCGGAGGAAACCGGGGATCTGTCGACGCTCGTCAAGCTTATCCGCGTAACCCTGCTGGCGCCGATCGTTCTCGTCGCGGCCCTGATCCTGCGCGGCAGCGCGGAACCCGGCGCCTCGCGTCCGCCCCTGATGCCGGCCTTCGTGATCGCCTTCCTGGTGCTGGCGGCGTTCAACTCCTTCGGCCTCGTTCCCGAAACGGCCAAGGACCTGGCGGGCCAGGTCTCCCGCTGGGCGCTCCTTGCCGCCATCGCCGCCGTCGGCATGAAGACCTCGATCCCGAAACTCCTTGAGGTCGGCGGTCCAGCCATCTGGATGGTGGTCACCCAGACCGTGTTCCTCGCGCTGTTCGTCCTCGCCGGCATCTGGCTGATCGGGTAA
- a CDS encoding cytochrome c peroxidase: protein MPAPLRADDFIAFDRKQAALGQLLFYDKILSGNRNIACATCHHPTLGTGDGLSLGIGEGGEGLGRNRTALVAENRIKKRIPRNAPGLWNLGAKELHTLFHDGRLSISQDYENGFNSPAEEWLPEGLETLLGAQAIFPLVAQFEMAGNPKENEIAGAVHDRIDASWPILAKRVRVIPEYGQMFVEAFDHIEEPGQVTIAEIANALAAFQAIEWTSFDSPFDQYLAGDGTALAADQKRGLKLFYGKANCAGCHSGKLLSDQNFHALGLPPFGPGRTRRFDPMVRDVGRMGESDRLEDAYRFRTPMLRNVELTPPYGHNGAYPTLEGIVRHHLDPDGMLATWQPEKAALPDAPWLEAIDFVVWNDKREMARQALFRDVEPTALTDREVSDLVAFLKALTGTSSVSKPPFGIPDSVPSGLPVDRP, encoded by the coding sequence TTGCCCGCACCGCTCCGCGCGGATGATTTCATTGCCTTCGACAGGAAACAGGCCGCGCTCGGTCAGCTCCTCTTTTACGACAAGATCCTCTCGGGCAACAGGAATATTGCCTGCGCAACATGCCATCATCCGACGCTGGGAACCGGCGACGGGCTCTCTCTCGGCATCGGCGAAGGCGGCGAAGGACTTGGACGGAACCGGACCGCGCTTGTCGCGGAAAACCGGATTAAGAAAAGGATTCCGCGAAACGCCCCAGGCCTCTGGAATCTCGGAGCAAAAGAGCTTCACACCCTGTTTCACGACGGCCGTCTTTCCATTTCGCAAGACTACGAAAACGGTTTCAATTCACCCGCCGAGGAATGGCTGCCCGAAGGCCTTGAAACGCTGCTGGGCGCCCAGGCGATCTTTCCGCTTGTTGCCCAGTTCGAGATGGCCGGCAATCCGAAGGAAAACGAGATCGCCGGTGCCGTCCATGACCGCATCGACGCCTCCTGGCCGATCCTTGCCAAGCGGGTCCGGGTGATCCCCGAATACGGACAGATGTTCGTGGAGGCGTTTGACCATATCGAGGAACCCGGACAGGTCACGATTGCCGAAATCGCCAATGCGCTGGCCGCCTTCCAGGCGATCGAGTGGACCAGTTTCGACAGCCCCTTCGACCAGTATCTTGCCGGTGACGGCACCGCGCTTGCCGCCGATCAGAAACGCGGGCTGAAGCTCTTCTACGGCAAAGCCAATTGCGCCGGCTGCCATTCGGGCAAGCTTCTGAGCGACCAGAATTTCCACGCCCTAGGCCTGCCGCCCTTCGGCCCTGGCCGCACGCGTCGGTTCGACCCGATGGTGCGCGATGTCGGCCGCATGGGGGAAAGCGACCGCCTGGAAGATGCCTACCGGTTCCGCACCCCGATGTTGCGCAATGTCGAGCTGACGCCGCCCTACGGCCACAACGGCGCCTATCCGACGCTCGAGGGCATCGTACGCCACCACCTCGACCCGGACGGGATGCTGGCCACGTGGCAACCGGAAAAGGCCGCGCTTCCTGACGCACCCTGGCTGGAAGCCATTGACTTCGTCGTCTGGAACGACAAACGTGAGATGGCAAGACAGGCCCTTTTCCGGGATGTCGAGCCGACTGCCCTCACCGACCGCGAAGTCTCCGACCTTGTTGCGTTTCTGAAAGCCCTGACCGGAACGTCCTCCGTTTCCAAGCCTCCTTTCGGGATTCCCGACAGCGTTCCAAGCGGACTTCCGGTCGACCGACCCTGA
- a CDS encoding tetratricopeptide repeat protein, which translates to MRKTLEAAVFGLVLLAMPAHAEIEAARDLMEAGQFEQAKKELWPAARSGNADAEELIGVMYAMGLGVERDDQRAFEWYLRSAMKGHPGAQSGVGWYYEVGRGMPAPDLVRAYMWYTLSAIGGDPDAAISLEEVVKKMTKDEIDKAHILVDDYKVWMYPFR; encoded by the coding sequence ATGAGAAAGACCCTTGAAGCCGCCGTGTTCGGCCTCGTTCTGTTGGCGATGCCAGCGCATGCCGAGATCGAGGCGGCGCGCGACCTGATGGAAGCGGGACAGTTTGAACAGGCGAAGAAGGAACTCTGGCCGGCGGCGCGCTCCGGCAACGCGGACGCCGAGGAACTGATCGGCGTCATGTACGCGATGGGGCTCGGCGTGGAGCGGGACGACCAGCGGGCGTTCGAATGGTATCTCAGGAGCGCCATGAAGGGGCATCCCGGCGCGCAATCCGGTGTCGGCTGGTACTACGAGGTCGGCCGCGGCATGCCCGCTCCCGATCTCGTGCGCGCCTACATGTGGTACACGCTGTCCGCCATCGGCGGAGACCCCGATGCCGCGATTTCGCTGGAAGAGGTCGTCAAGAAAATGACCAAGGATGAAATTGATAAGGCGCATATTCTGGTCGATGACTACAAGGTCTGGATGTATCCGTTCCGGTAA